A single genomic interval of Lathyrus oleraceus cultivar Zhongwan6 chromosome 7, CAAS_Psat_ZW6_1.0, whole genome shotgun sequence harbors:
- the LOC127101968 gene encoding disease resistance protein RUN1, which produces MASSSRNSSISALRNSKYDVFVSFRGEDTRNNFTDFLFQAFQTQGIFVFRDDTNLPKGESIAPELLHAIQHSQIFVVVFSTNYASSTWCLQELDQIRECLQLSGKHVLPVFYDVDPSEVRHQKGSYAEAFSKHGQRFQHDSQMVSRWREALTQVANLSGWDLRHKPQSAAIKEIVQKIINILDCQSSCVSKDLVGMDSPIQELQKLLLLDSVHDVRVIGICGMGGIGKTTLATVLYDRISQLFGACCFIDDVSKIYRLHDGPLGAQKQILDQTLGQEHHQICNHYNTTNLIRRRLCRQRALIILDNVGQVEQLEKIAVYRECLGAGSRIIIISRDEHILKQYGVDAVYQVPLLNHTNSLQLLCRKAFKLDHILSTYERLVNDILVYVNGLPLAIKVLGSFLYGRDVSEWSSALARLRESPEKDVMDVLRLSFDDLRETEKEIFLHIACFFITYPEKYVKNVLNCCEFHADIGLRVLVDKSLVSIEDGWILMHNLLQELGRNIVAQYTSKEPRKWRRLWFKKQFYDVMLENMEKNVEAIVLNYEYVDAVIFEDFSNLRLLIVHEMNASRSLNHLSNKLRYIELSYYPFMYLPSSFQPNQLVELRLKCSSIKQLWEGKKNLPKLRILDLSYSENLIKIPDFGEFPNLERLNLKGCIQLVQLDPSIGLLKKIVYLNLRYCRSLVSIPNNIFGLRSLIVLKMHGCSGCWFKEFNNTRHLDISESASHSQSMSSICKWTPKPYHSLLPTPTTNTVMFPSLLSIYCLREVDISCCGLSQLPEAIGCLRWLEMLNLGGNNFVTLPSLRELSKLVHLNLEDCKRLESLPELPFPSTIEQDLRKNRYWKRAGLFIFNCPKISDTERCSRMTFSWMTQFIQMNNERPAFFNIGIVSPGSEIPSLFNNQSVDSSIPVSPVMRDKGNNIVGFLCCAVFSLAHCYPTTTRSSARLELYALNNIVFLPVNLDGNLITVASNHIWLIYFPWKSSYDDLYAPFHVKTKCVGGLDVEVKKCGYRWVYKQDLQELNSKMMHKHKFLEFEDEVQPQLHSFEI; this is translated from the exons ATGGCTAGCAGTAGCAGAAACTCCTCAATTTCAGCTCTCAGAAATTCTAAGTATGATGTGTTTGTGAGCTTCAGAGGTGAAGACACTCGCAACAATTTCACTGATTTTCTTTTTCAAGCCTTTCAAACACAAGGCATTTTTGTATTTAGGGATGACACTAATCTTCCAAAAGGTGAATCCATAGCACCCGAACTCCTTCATGCAATCCAACACTCTCAGATCTTCGTTGTCGTCTTCTCAACCAACTATGCTTCCTCAACCTGGTGCTTGCAAGAATTGGATCAAATACGTGAATGCCTTCAACTGTCTGGAAAACACGTTCTTCCTGTTTTCTATGATGTTGATCCTTCTGAGGTCAGACATCAAAAAGGAAGCTATGCTGAAGCCTTTTCCAAACATGGACAAAGATTTCAACATGACTCTCAGATGGTGTCAAGATGGAGGGAAGCTCTAACACAGGTTGCAAATCTCTCTGGATGGGATCTGCGTCACAA GCCACAATCTGCCGCCATTAAAGAGATTGTTCAAAAGATAATTAATATACTGGATTGCCAATCTTCATGTGTTTCAAAAGATTTAGTTGGTATGGATTCTCCTATCCAAGAATTACAAAAGCTTTTACTTTTGGACTCGGTTCATGATGTTCGGGTCATAGGAATTTGCGGGATGGGTGGAATAGGGAAGACAACTCTTGCTACTGTTTTATATGATCGAATCTCTCAACTTTTTGGTGCATGTTGTTTTATTGATGATGTAAGCAAAATTTATAGACTACATGATGGTCCACTCGGTGCACAAAAGCAAATTCTAGATCAAACTCTCGGACAAGAGCACCATCAGATATGCAATCATTACAACACAACTAATCTGATACGACGCAGGCTATGTCGCCAAAGGGCCCTTATCATTCTTGATAATGTAGGTCAAGTCGAACAACTAGAAAAAATAGCTGTGTATCGTGAATGCTTAGGTGCCGGTAGTAGAATCATTATCATTTCTAGAGATGAACATATATTGAAACAGTATGGGGTGGATGCAGTTTACCAAGTTCCTCTCTTGAATCATACTAACTCTCTTCAATTATTGTGTCGAAAAGCTTTCAAACTTGATCACATTTTGAGTACTTATGAAAGGTTGGTTAATGACATACTGGTGTATGTCAATGGCCTTCCACTAGCAATTAAAGTATTGGGCTCATTTTTGTATGGTCGGGATGTATCTGAATGGAGCAGTGCATTGGCAAGATTGAGAGAAAGTCCAGAAAAAGATGTCATGGATGTGTTGCGATTAAGTTTTGATGACCTAAGGGAGACAGAAAAAGAAATATTTCTTCATATTGCTTGTTTTTTCATCACATATCCGGAGAAATATGTTAAAAATGTTTTAAATTGTTGTGAATTTCATGCTGATATTGGACTAAGGGTTCTCGTTGATAAATCACTTGTAAGCATTGAAGATGGATGGATTCTAATGCATAATTTGTTGCAAGAGCTAGGAAGAAATATTGTTGCACAATACACAAGCAAAGAGCCCAGAAAGTGGAGAAGGCTGTGGTTCAAAAAACAATTCTATGATGTTATGTTGGAAAATATG GAAAAGAATGTTGAAGCCATAGTTTTGAATTATGAATATGTGGATGCAGTGATATTCGAAGACTTTTCAAATCTTAGATTGCTCATCGTCCATGAAATGAATGCATCAAGAAGCCTCAATCATCTTTCTAACAAATTGAGATATATTGAATTGAGTTATTATCCTTTCATGTATTTGCCATCAAGTTTTCAGCCCAATCAACTTGTTGAGTTGAGATTGAAGTGTAGCAGCATCAAACAACTCTGGGAAGGCAAGAAG AATCTGCCCAAATTGAGAATTTTGGATCTGAGCTACTCCGAGAATCTAATAAAGATACCAGATTTTGGAGAGTTCCCAAATCTCGAGCGGCTAAATCTAAAAGGATGTATACAACTTGTGCAGTTGGATCCATCTATTGGGCTTCTAAAAAAGATTGTTTACTTGAATTTAAGATATTGCCGAAGTTTAGTAAGCATACCCAACAACATATTTGGTCTCAGGTCTCTTATAGTTCTAAAAATGCATGGGTGTTCTGGGTGTTGGTTCAAAGAGTTTAACAACACAAGGCATTTGGATATAAGTGAAAGTGCTTCACATTCCCAATCAATGTCCTCCATCTGCAAATGGACCCCAAAGCCTTACCATTCCTTGCTTCCCACTCCCACAACAAACACTGTTATGTTTCCTTCCTTGCTTAGCATATATTGTTTACGTGAAGTTGATATTAGCTGTTGTGGTTTAAGCCAACTCCCTGAGGCTATTGGATGTTTACGTTGGTTAGAAATGTTAAATCTTGGGGGGAACAATTTTGTGACACTGCCTAGCCTTAGGGAGCTTTCCAAACTTGTACATTTGAACTTGGAGGACTGCAAGCGGTTGGAATCTTTGCCCGAGCTTCCTTTCCCTTCTACTATCGAGCAGGATCTTCGAAAGAACAGATATTGGAAGAGAGCAGGATTGTTCATTTTCAACTGTCCTAAAATAAGTGATACGGAAAGATGCAGTAGAATGACATTCTCATGGATGACACAATTCATTCAAATGAACAACGAACGCCCTGCCTTCTTTAACATTGGTATTGTCAGTCCAGGAAGTGAAATACCAAGTTTGTTCAACAATCAGAGCGTTGATAGTTCAATTCCCGTATCTCCTGTTATGAGGGACAAGGGCAATAATATCGTTGGCTTTTTATGTTGTGCAGTATTTTCTTTAGCGCATTGTTATCCAACAACGACAAGATCTTCGGCCCGGTTGGAACTGTATGCATTAAACAACATTGTCTTTCTTCCGGTAAATTTAGATGGAAATCTTATTACTGTCGCATCAAATCACATCTGGCTAATCTATTTCCCTTGGAAGTCATCTTATGATGATTTGTATGCTCCTTTCCATGTTAAAACTAAATGCGTTGGAGGCTTGGATGTGGAGGTGAAGAAATGCGGGTATCGTTGGGTATATAAACAAGATCTACAAGAGCTCAACTCAAAAATGATGCATAAGCACAAGTTTTTAGAATTTGAAGATGAGGTACAACCACAACTACACTCATTTGAAATATAG